A genomic stretch from Corynebacterium terpenotabidum Y-11 includes:
- a CDS encoding FAD-binding dehydrogenase gives MGDKTDVIIIGGGLSGMVAAYEAQKAGLRVLILDQENRANLGGQAYWSLGGLFYVGSPEQRLMGVKDTEELAWRDWQNSADYDATSNDHWAREWGRTYVHFAATEKRDYLKGLGLNVLPTVGWAERGSGDASGHGNSVPRFHLTWGTGPEVVRVFREPLLEAEKAGRVTFAFRHRVDELIVGGDANGIRRVTGVRGSVLTPCDDLARGAESPREVVDTFEFRGAAVVVTSGGIGGNLDLVRKSWPTERWGECPDDLVTGVPAHVDGRMIGIAEQAGATTVNTDRMWHYTEGMKNWDPIWPNHGIRIIPGPSSLWFDAAGDRLPTNLFPGSDNLAALAHIGRTGHGYSWFLLDKSIAGKEFIFSGSEQNPDLTDKEFRKLLGKIGPGMHVAVQNFMDHGEDWVIANDIAALVDGMNELAHVSDPNAPTLDVDHIRRQVEDRDSQIDNKFSKDAQVNYINTARKFLGDKIVRAASPHRLLDEKHGPLIAVRLRVLTRKTLGGIETDLSGRCLRADGRALPGLYAAGEVAGFGGGGMHGKNALEGTFLGGCIHSGKRVGEALAVQVRALQR, from the coding sequence ATGGGAGATAAAACTGATGTCATCATCATCGGCGGCGGACTGTCCGGCATGGTCGCCGCCTACGAGGCACAGAAAGCAGGCCTGCGCGTCCTCATTCTCGACCAGGAAAACAGGGCCAACCTCGGCGGCCAGGCGTACTGGTCGCTCGGCGGCCTCTTCTACGTCGGCAGCCCCGAACAGCGGCTCATGGGCGTGAAGGACACCGAAGAACTCGCCTGGCGCGACTGGCAGAACTCCGCCGACTACGACGCGACCTCCAACGACCACTGGGCGCGGGAATGGGGCCGCACCTACGTCCACTTCGCCGCCACCGAGAAGCGCGACTACCTCAAAGGCCTCGGTCTCAACGTCCTGCCCACCGTGGGCTGGGCCGAGCGTGGCAGCGGGGACGCCTCCGGCCACGGAAACTCCGTGCCCCGCTTCCACCTGACCTGGGGTACCGGCCCAGAGGTCGTCCGCGTCTTCCGTGAACCCCTGCTGGAGGCGGAGAAGGCCGGCCGTGTCACCTTCGCCTTCCGCCACCGGGTCGATGAACTCATCGTCGGAGGTGACGCCAACGGCATCCGGCGTGTCACCGGTGTGCGGGGCAGCGTCTTGACCCCTTGTGACGACCTGGCGCGTGGCGCCGAATCTCCTCGCGAGGTCGTCGACACCTTCGAGTTCCGCGGAGCGGCCGTCGTCGTCACCTCCGGCGGTATCGGCGGCAATCTCGACCTCGTCCGTAAGTCCTGGCCCACCGAACGCTGGGGGGAGTGCCCTGACGACCTGGTCACCGGCGTGCCCGCCCACGTCGACGGCCGGATGATCGGCATCGCCGAACAGGCCGGTGCCACCACCGTCAACACCGACCGGATGTGGCACTACACCGAGGGGATGAAGAACTGGGACCCGATCTGGCCCAACCACGGCATCCGTATCATTCCCGGTCCCAGCTCGCTCTGGTTCGATGCTGCCGGTGACCGTCTGCCCACCAATCTCTTCCCCGGCTCCGACAACCTTGCCGCACTGGCCCATATCGGACGCACCGGACACGGCTACAGCTGGTTCCTCCTCGACAAGTCGATCGCCGGCAAAGAGTTCATCTTCTCCGGGTCGGAGCAGAACCCCGATCTCACCGACAAGGAGTTCCGCAAGCTACTCGGGAAGATCGGCCCCGGCATGCACGTCGCCGTGCAGAACTTCATGGACCACGGCGAGGACTGGGTCATCGCCAACGACATCGCCGCCCTCGTCGACGGGATGAATGAGCTGGCGCATGTGTCGGATCCGAACGCACCGACGCTTGACGTCGACCACATCCGACGACAGGTCGAGGACCGGGACAGCCAGATCGACAACAAGTTCAGTAAAGATGCCCAGGTCAACTACATCAACACGGCGCGGAAGTTCCTCGGAGACAAGATCGTGCGTGCCGCCTCCCCGCACCGACTGCTCGACGAGAAGCACGGACCGTTGATCGCGGTCCGGCTGCGCGTCCTCACCCGCAAGACTCTCGGCGGGATCGAAACGGACCTGTCCGGCCGGTGCCTGCGGGCGGACGGGCGGGCCCTGCCCGGTCTCTACGCCGCCGGTGAGGTCGCCGGCTTCGGCGGCGGTGGCATGCACGGAAAGAACGCCCTGGAAGGCACCTTCCTCGGCGGGTGCATCCACTCCGGCAAGCGCGTCGGTGAGGCACTGGCGGTGCAGGTGCGGGCCCTGCAGCGGTAA
- a CDS encoding amidase family protein: MTHSDNSSDLTGIPWHTLDAHDWRDQVIALTDSVSDSAAGGDSVRTGGAVQGIRAALNRIALLDRDLNAFSVVLAEEALATAEALDRLTPDHRGPLHGVPVAIKAEIQVKGVVTTFGTRANSTPASDDSLVVRRLRDAGAIIIGVTRMPEFGAWPYTQTTGYGITRNPFDQTRTPGGSSGGSAAAVAAGLVPLALGGDGGGSIRIPSAHCGLFGLKPQRGRVSASPNAHLWHALGTTGPLTRSVRDSALVYDLIAGTVDTDNFHAGPIGSLAEAVTGAADGPRLRIGVSLTPPAKTGTLHPDHAVAVARAADLLRAAGHTVIDYDPAYPDPTASFIPQFFAGIRSEAAEVEHPARLERRTRTVVRLGAWVLQPVHRWAEKKGEIIARTLDRVWRDVDVLLTPTVPDRPGDADTIAGKGAVRTLLAASGPVAYTAMWNVTGFPAAAVPLGTGTDGLPLSVQLVGPDNGEERLVALAAELEAAQSSAP; encoded by the coding sequence ATGACGCACAGCGACAACTCCTCGGACCTCACGGGTATCCCCTGGCACACCCTCGACGCCCACGACTGGCGTGACCAGGTCATCGCACTCACCGACAGTGTTTCCGACAGCGCTGCAGGTGGTGACAGTGTCAGAACCGGGGGAGCGGTCCAGGGCATCCGCGCCGCCCTGAACCGCATCGCCCTGCTCGACCGGGACCTCAACGCCTTCTCCGTCGTCCTCGCCGAAGAAGCCCTCGCCACCGCTGAAGCACTCGACCGGCTCACCCCGGACCACCGCGGGCCGCTGCACGGCGTCCCCGTCGCGATCAAGGCGGAAATCCAGGTCAAGGGCGTCGTCACCACCTTCGGTACCCGGGCGAACTCCACTCCGGCCAGCGACGACAGCCTGGTCGTGCGCAGACTCCGGGACGCCGGGGCGATCATCATCGGGGTGACCCGCATGCCCGAATTCGGCGCCTGGCCCTACACCCAGACCACCGGCTACGGAATCACCCGCAACCCGTTTGACCAGACCCGAACCCCCGGCGGATCCAGTGGTGGTTCAGCGGCAGCCGTCGCCGCCGGCCTCGTCCCACTCGCCCTCGGCGGCGACGGCGGCGGATCGATCCGCATCCCCTCGGCCCACTGCGGACTGTTCGGGCTCAAACCCCAGCGGGGGAGAGTCTCGGCGTCCCCGAATGCCCATCTCTGGCACGCCCTCGGCACCACCGGACCGCTGACCCGGTCAGTCCGGGATTCCGCCCTGGTCTACGACCTCATCGCCGGCACCGTCGACACCGACAATTTCCACGCGGGTCCCATCGGCTCCCTCGCAGAGGCCGTCACCGGAGCCGCGGACGGTCCCCGGCTGCGCATCGGTGTGAGCCTCACCCCACCGGCGAAGACCGGGACACTCCACCCCGACCACGCGGTCGCGGTCGCCCGCGCCGCCGATCTACTCCGGGCGGCCGGGCATACTGTCATCGACTACGACCCCGCCTACCCCGACCCCACGGCATCCTTCATCCCCCAGTTCTTCGCCGGGATCCGCAGTGAAGCAGCCGAGGTTGAGCACCCGGCGCGCCTCGAACGCCGGACCCGCACCGTGGTCCGGCTCGGTGCCTGGGTCCTCCAACCCGTCCACCGGTGGGCGGAGAAGAAGGGCGAAATTATCGCCCGCACACTCGACCGGGTATGGCGGGACGTCGACGTCCTGCTGACCCCCACCGTGCCGGACCGGCCGGGTGACGCCGACACCATCGCCGGCAAGGGGGCCGTCCGCACGCTGCTCGCAGCGTCCGGACCCGTGGCCTACACGGCGATGTGGAATGTCACCGGATTCCCTGCCGCCGCCGTCCCCCTGGGCACCGGCACCGACGGGCTTCCCCTGTCCGTCCAGCTCGTCGGACCAGACAACGGGGAGGAGCGGCTCGTCGCCCTCGCCGCGGAGCTGGAGGCCGCGCAGAGCTCAGCACCCTGA
- a CDS encoding 2-dehydropantoate 2-reductase: MRIGIIGAGAVGTFFGARLARAGHEVTVLARGETLDRLRSAGLTVTWEGDEAPAPVTVPVHAVAAPADITAADGTPVDIVLLAVKATGETVDDRRRKIAALISGIPGDPVIVTTQNSVEAHRLVADAVGEDRTWPGVVRGYFIHTGPATVRFVPPLASLTFGRWEGVGSIADPRLVDFAETLTGVGIDGIVRDDVWCDIWEKAMFVTCFGALGAAADQPIGVLRTTLRSSLEGLISEAAATARAAGVPLAADAEARTLAFSDSQPAGATSSMQRDIAAGIAGELDSQLGAIMRVGDAAGVETPLLDLIDGLLRLHLDRN; encoded by the coding sequence ATGCGAATCGGAATCATCGGTGCCGGCGCCGTCGGCACCTTCTTCGGTGCGCGGCTGGCCCGCGCAGGTCACGAGGTCACCGTCCTAGCCCGGGGGGAGACTCTCGACCGGCTCCGCTCTGCCGGTCTCACCGTCACCTGGGAGGGGGATGAGGCGCCGGCCCCGGTCACGGTGCCCGTCCATGCTGTCGCCGCACCTGCGGACATCACCGCCGCCGACGGGACGCCGGTGGACATTGTCCTGCTGGCGGTGAAGGCCACCGGGGAGACCGTCGATGACCGGCGGAGGAAGATCGCCGCGCTGATCAGCGGAATACCGGGTGACCCGGTCATCGTCACGACCCAGAATTCGGTGGAGGCGCACCGGCTCGTCGCCGATGCGGTCGGTGAGGACCGCACCTGGCCCGGCGTGGTCCGCGGCTACTTCATCCACACCGGCCCCGCCACCGTCCGCTTTGTTCCGCCGCTGGCCAGCCTCACCTTCGGTCGTTGGGAGGGGGTCGGCAGTATCGCCGATCCCCGTCTCGTCGACTTCGCCGAGACGCTCACCGGTGTCGGGATCGACGGTATCGTCCGCGACGACGTGTGGTGCGACATCTGGGAGAAGGCCATGTTCGTCACCTGCTTCGGGGCGCTCGGTGCAGCCGCCGACCAGCCGATCGGTGTGCTGCGCACCACGCTGCGCTCCAGTCTGGAGGGGCTGATCTCGGAGGCGGCGGCCACCGCCCGGGCCGCCGGGGTTCCGTTGGCGGCAGACGCGGAAGCCCGCACTCTCGCTTTCAGTGATTCCCAACCGGCAGGGGCCACCAGCTCCATGCAACGTGACATCGCCGCGGGCATCGCCGGGGAACTGGATTCCCAGCTCGGGGCGATCATGCGGGTCGGCGACGCGGCCGGGGTGGAGACCCCGCTGCTCGACCTCATCGACGGCCTGCTGCGGCTGCACCTCGACCGCAACTAG
- a CDS encoding phosphoribosyltransferase, whose protein sequence is MSPTANEREILTYDLFGNAIKELAQEIVDDYRPDLILSIARGGLLIGGALGYAMGVKNVSVINVEFYTGIGETLEAPVMLPPTPEAVDLSGMKVLIADDVADSGKTLELVQQYCADTVVESRTAVIYHKSRSIIEPDYAWKKTDQWIDFPWSSFPVVTPSGTPNGGDAA, encoded by the coding sequence ATGAGCCCGACTGCGAATGAACGCGAGATTCTCACCTACGACCTTTTCGGCAATGCGATCAAGGAGCTTGCCCAGGAGATCGTGGACGACTACCGGCCTGATCTGATCCTCTCCATCGCCCGCGGTGGCCTGCTCATCGGTGGCGCTCTCGGCTATGCGATGGGCGTGAAGAACGTCTCGGTGATCAACGTGGAGTTCTACACCGGTATCGGTGAGACCCTGGAGGCACCCGTAATGCTGCCGCCGACGCCTGAGGCCGTGGACCTGTCTGGGATGAAGGTGCTCATCGCCGACGATGTCGCCGATTCGGGGAAGACACTGGAGCTGGTCCAGCAGTACTGCGCGGACACGGTCGTCGAATCCCGCACCGCGGTGATCTACCACAAGTCTCGGTCGATCATCGAGCCTGACTACGCGTGGAAGAAGACTGACCAGTGGATCGATTTCCCCTGGTCATCTTTCCCGGTGGTCACCCCGTCGGGTACGCCGAACGGTGGCGACGCCGCCTAG